The following are encoded together in the Parabacteroides chongii genome:
- a CDS encoding SUMF1/EgtB/PvdO family nonheme iron enzyme, with product MWKKLLITGCVTFSLLSGGMLSAQPSCETKEEVTSEQLDRTQKGLVTMMKELKNDSYFQTELDKAAVLASPSGRMAAYKDLAARLLSVLEIQAELEWMKPEAIQEALGIMKKSSGFDAALADKRFGELKSLLAGGFDGIYTGDTQAIDKANKALTLKRKLMLMSPDVNVDKMLTVKFDLGERANFVGAGSLGIQPNNWSNLSSASRKNFKAQLVEVSGLQSGELNEKVLYKPAVEGSSVTDLVLNWDGKRLMFTALDTTRRWQVHELDINNGEAKQITNIPEPDLEFFDATYLPDGRMLAISNIGYQGVPCVNGSDAVGNMVLYNPDNGDMRRLTFDQDANWHPVVMANGKVMYVRWEYTDLTHYFSRIVMHMNPDGTEQKSLYGSGSMFPNSIFDVQPLPKRTNRFVGVISGHHGVARSGRLMIFDPAKSRKEEKGMIQELPFRGRPIIPEVKDELVNGVWPQFIKPYPLTDETFLVTAKLSPYSRWGVYLVDIYDNLTLVANADDAGMIYSVPVKSTPVPPAIPDRIKPNEKEATVFIQDIYEGEGLRGVPRGEIKSFRVYAYEYAYRRTLSDHYNHGIQAGWDIKRLLGTVPVEEDGSAIFKIPANTPVSLQPLDKDGRAVQWMRSWLTGMPGEVVSCVGCHEDQNTIPVPKRVQASTRKPHELTIADGGVRSYAFKYEIQPILDRACVACHDGSKAGRPNFKDTTSVGITDWSGTRYFQKSYLAFHPYVNRQGPEADMYVMSPYEYHASTSEIVRMLERGHYNVKLTDSEWDHLTTWIDMNASGRGEFDADPLNGYDQYERRIELTNKYANNAGVDWRKELADYASYLKGKGEIRPEMPEKMAPVKHKEVKMKGWPLTTEDIQNLLSKETGLRKEIEVADGVKITFVRVPAGKFVMGTNDGYPDQAPAFKAEVKKGFWMSEKELTNEQYNALVPEHDSRIYAQFWKDHTTPGYPANKPNQPVIRVSYEEAMKYCDMLSEKTGLKVTLPTEVQWEWACRGGSDQPFWYGAMDANFGPYENLADVQLEKMAVTGIDPQPMAKDNPWFPYYNYLPKVETVNDGMMIPTDEYNYKPNPFGLINMHGNLQEWTRSLYAPYPYSEKAQATADTRQVVARGGSWVDRPKDATATARRVYLPWQRVNNVGLRLIIED from the coding sequence ATGTGGAAAAAATTATTGATTACAGGATGTGTGACCTTCAGCTTGCTGAGTGGAGGGATGCTATCCGCGCAACCCAGTTGTGAGACTAAGGAGGAGGTTACCTCCGAACAACTTGACAGGACCCAAAAGGGACTGGTTACTATGATGAAGGAGTTGAAAAATGACTCTTATTTTCAGACTGAGTTGGATAAGGCTGCTGTCCTGGCAAGCCCATCCGGCCGAATGGCTGCTTATAAGGATCTGGCAGCCCGCTTACTGTCTGTTTTGGAGATACAGGCTGAGCTGGAATGGATGAAGCCGGAAGCCATTCAGGAGGCTTTAGGTATCATGAAAAAAAGTTCCGGATTTGATGCAGCATTGGCGGATAAACGCTTCGGTGAATTGAAATCATTGCTGGCTGGTGGTTTTGACGGTATTTATACTGGAGATACTCAGGCTATCGACAAGGCAAATAAAGCATTGACTTTAAAACGAAAGTTGATGCTGATGAGCCCGGATGTGAATGTCGACAAAATGTTGACGGTTAAGTTCGATTTGGGAGAAAGAGCTAATTTCGTTGGAGCAGGTAGTCTGGGTATCCAGCCGAATAACTGGTCGAATCTGAGTTCTGCCAGCCGTAAGAACTTTAAGGCCCAACTGGTTGAAGTGTCCGGTCTGCAAAGTGGCGAATTGAACGAGAAAGTACTTTATAAACCGGCAGTCGAAGGTTCTTCCGTTACTGACCTGGTATTGAACTGGGACGGAAAACGTTTGATGTTTACCGCTTTGGATACGACAAGGAGATGGCAGGTACATGAATTGGATATCAACAACGGAGAAGCTAAACAGATTACTAATATCCCGGAACCGGATCTGGAATTTTTTGATGCCACTTATCTGCCTGACGGACGTATGCTGGCGATTTCCAATATTGGTTATCAGGGAGTACCTTGTGTAAACGGTAGTGATGCGGTAGGTAATATGGTTTTGTATAATCCGGATAATGGAGATATGCGCCGTTTGACTTTCGACCAGGATGCGAACTGGCATCCGGTAGTGATGGCAAACGGAAAAGTAATGTATGTCCGTTGGGAATATACTGACCTGACACACTATTTCTCCCGTATCGTTATGCATATGAATCCGGACGGGACGGAGCAGAAGTCACTGTATGGCAGCGGTTCCATGTTCCCGAACAGTATTTTCGACGTGCAGCCGTTGCCGAAGCGTACCAACCGTTTCGTCGGAGTTATCTCCGGCCATCATGGAGTAGCACGTTCCGGTCGTCTGATGATCTTTGATCCGGCAAAGAGCCGTAAGGAAGAAAAGGGAATGATCCAGGAATTGCCTTTCCGCGGCCGTCCGATCATTCCGGAAGTAAAAGATGAACTGGTGAACGGCGTATGGCCGCAGTTTATTAAACCGTATCCGCTGACGGACGAGACATTTCTCGTAACAGCCAAATTGTCTCCGTATAGCCGCTGGGGTGTTTACCTGGTGGATATTTACGATAACTTGACATTGGTTGCCAATGCGGATGATGCCGGTATGATCTATTCCGTTCCGGTAAAGAGTACACCGGTTCCTCCGGCTATTCCGGATCGTATCAAACCGAATGAAAAGGAAGCGACTGTATTTATTCAGGACATTTATGAAGGAGAAGGATTGAGAGGCGTACCTCGCGGGGAGATCAAGTCGTTCCGTGTCTATGCTTATGAGTATGCTTATCGCCGGACATTGTCCGATCATTATAACCATGGTATTCAGGCTGGATGGGATATCAAACGCCTGCTGGGGACTGTTCCGGTGGAAGAAGACGGTTCTGCTATTTTTAAGATTCCCGCCAATACGCCTGTTTCCTTGCAGCCGTTGGATAAAGACGGACGTGCCGTACAATGGATGCGTAGCTGGCTGACCGGTATGCCGGGCGAAGTCGTTTCGTGTGTCGGTTGCCACGAAGACCAGAATACGATCCCCGTTCCGAAGCGGGTGCAGGCTTCTACCCGTAAACCTCATGAACTGACGATTGCCGACGGCGGAGTCCGTTCATATGCGTTCAAATATGAGATTCAGCCGATACTGGATCGTGCCTGCGTAGCTTGTCACGACGGTAGCAAAGCCGGACGCCCGAACTTTAAGGATACGACATCTGTAGGTATTACCGACTGGAGCGGTACACGTTATTTTCAGAAGAGTTATCTGGCTTTCCATCCTTACGTGAACCGACAGGGACCGGAAGCGGATATGTATGTTATGAGCCCGTATGAATATCATGCTTCTACCAGTGAGATTGTCCGTATGTTGGAACGGGGTCATTATAATGTGAAACTGACTGACAGTGAATGGGATCATCTGACTACGTGGATCGATATGAATGCATCCGGACGCGGTGAGTTCGATGCGGATCCGCTGAATGGCTACGACCAGTATGAACGTCGTATTGAACTGACTAATAAATATGCGAACAATGCCGGTGTGGACTGGCGCAAAGAGTTGGCTGATTATGCTTCTTATCTGAAGGGCAAAGGGGAAATCCGTCCGGAAATGCCGGAAAAGATGGCTCCGGTAAAGCATAAAGAGGTAAAGATGAAAGGCTGGCCGTTGACGACTGAAGATATTCAGAATCTGTTGTCAAAGGAAACAGGACTTCGGAAAGAGATTGAAGTGGCTGATGGCGTAAAGATCACTTTCGTACGCGTACCTGCCGGTAAGTTTGTGATGGGAACGAATGACGGTTATCCGGATCAGGCTCCTGCATTCAAGGCCGAAGTAAAGAAGGGTTTCTGGATGTCGGAAAAAGAGTTGACCAACGAACAGTATAATGCGTTGGTTCCGGAGCATGACAGTCGTATCTATGCACAGTTTTGGAAAGATCATACAACTCCTGGTTATCCGGCCAATAAGCCCAACCAGCCGGTTATCCGTGTCAGCTACGAAGAAGCTATGAAGTATTGCGATATGCTTTCAGAAAAGACCGGATTGAAGGTGACGCTTCCGACAGAAGTGCAGTGGGAGTGGGCTTGTCGTGGTGGTAGTGACCAGCCGTTCTGGTATGGTGCGATGGATGCAAACTTCGGTCCTTATGAGAACCTGGCGGATGTTCAGTTGGAAAAGATGGCGGTGACGGGTATCGATCCGCAGCCGATGGCAAAGGATAATCCCTGGTTCCCGTATTACAACTATCTGCCGAAAGTTGAGACGGTCAATGATGGAATGATGATTCCGACCGACGAATATAACTATAAGCCGAATCCGTTCGGACTGATCAACATGCATGGTAACCTGCAGGAATGGACTCGTTCGCTGTATGCTCCTTATCCTTACAGCGAAAAAGCCCAGGCGACAGCCGATACCCGTCAGGTCGTGGCCCGTGGCGGTTCATGGGTTGACCGTCCGAAAGATGCTACAGCAACTGCACGCCGTGTTTATCTGCCCTGGCAGCGCGTTAATAATGTGGGGCTTCGCCTGATCATTGAGGACTGA
- a CDS encoding RNA polymerase sigma factor, with protein sequence MRKENTNIQAILEDLATKSSEPAFRSLYFSYSDRIMRYLVMYVKSSQIAEELVSDVFFALWENRKQLVEITNFDAYIYRIAKFRVLKYLRDNKTLTVDLDEVPIELFAFTETTPEDDYISRELIDAVNEAIEQLPTKSKLAFKLVREDGMKYKDAAEHLGISVKTLEAQLSYAMKKIAKIFNMD encoded by the coding sequence TTGAGAAAGGAAAATACTAATATTCAAGCTATTCTTGAAGATCTAGCAACGAAGAGCTCTGAGCCTGCGTTCAGATCTTTATACTTCTCTTATTCCGACCGGATAATGAGGTATCTTGTTATGTATGTAAAATCCAGCCAAATAGCGGAAGAATTGGTATCTGATGTTTTCTTTGCTCTTTGGGAGAATAGAAAGCAATTAGTGGAAATTACTAATTTCGACGCCTATATTTATCGGATAGCCAAATTTCGGGTTCTGAAGTATTTACGGGATAACAAAACTTTGACTGTTGACCTAGATGAAGTGCCGATCGAACTTTTTGCCTTTACCGAAACGACGCCCGAAGACGATTATATCTCCCGTGAATTGATTGATGCCGTAAATGAAGCGATCGAACAGTTACCGACTAAATCAAAACTGGCTTTTAAATTGGTACGTGAAGACGGCATGAAATACAAGGATGCAGCAGAGCATTTGGGAATATCAGTCAAAACGCTGGAGGCGCAACTTTCCTATGCGATGAAAAAAATCGCGAAAATTTTCAATATGGATTAA
- a CDS encoding FecR family protein produces the protein MDHEIEQIILRNLSGEASCEDILVFSEWLSSSDAHKDSFLKIKKYWDAEVAGVKLRNPEAAYNMLLERIRKTERKRVVRQLWIKYAGAAAVAVIIGIAGYWMGGYQAAAPLQYYSYITGNSISSFELPDGTEISLNKNSKLSYSSSYGEQVREVSLDGEGFFTVTKDKEKAFVVDLNGSKVSVLGTVFNVKNYRKEDITTATLVEGSIRFETPDQQIVLKPDQQLVFNKSNNKIDMANVSTDLVTAWKSHLIKYRSVPFREFLDMLKERYEVEIILSNEALGNQKVTGSFDESLTVDQILDLMKKNLVFRWKKQGESYVIN, from the coding sequence ATGGATCACGAAATAGAACAAATCATCTTAAGGAACCTTTCAGGCGAAGCATCCTGTGAAGACATTCTTGTCTTTTCAGAGTGGCTTTCTTCGTCTGATGCCCATAAAGATTCTTTTCTGAAAATCAAAAAATACTGGGATGCGGAGGTTGCGGGCGTGAAACTTCGTAATCCGGAAGCTGCCTATAATATGCTATTGGAAAGAATCCGGAAAACAGAGCGAAAGAGAGTGGTTCGACAATTATGGATAAAATATGCCGGTGCTGCTGCAGTTGCTGTCATTATCGGCATTGCTGGTTATTGGATGGGGGGGTATCAGGCTGCCGCTCCTCTGCAATATTATTCTTATATCACGGGAAATTCCATCTCTTCTTTTGAACTGCCGGATGGTACGGAAATATCATTGAATAAAAACAGTAAGTTATCTTATTCCAGTTCGTACGGAGAACAGGTTCGCGAAGTTTCTTTGGATGGGGAAGGTTTCTTTACGGTGACGAAAGATAAAGAGAAAGCCTTTGTGGTGGACCTGAACGGTTCAAAAGTATCCGTATTGGGAACTGTTTTCAATGTAAAGAACTACAGGAAGGAAGACATAACAACAGCTACTTTGGTTGAAGGTTCGATCCGTTTTGAAACACCGGATCAGCAGATTGTCTTGAAGCCTGACCAACAGCTGGTCTTCAATAAGTCCAATAATAAAATAGACATGGCGAATGTCTCTACGGACCTGGTTACGGCCTGGAAGAGCCATTTGATAAAATACAGGTCAGTTCCTTTCCGAGAGTTCCTGGATATGCTGAAAGAGCGGTATGAAGTGGAGATTATCCTGTCGAATGAAGCATTGGGCAATCAGAAAGTAACAGGTTCTTTCGATGAAAGCCTGACAGTCGATCAGATACTCGACCTGATGAAGAAAAACCTTGTGTTCAGATGGAAGAAACAAGGCGAGAGCTATGTGATCAATTAA
- a CDS encoding TonB-dependent receptor, which yields MKITLIILFICIFQLQAVTSYGQNAELSMNMEEVSLSEIFNEIEEQSEFLFNYKDSDIGHVKAKVNITNGNIEEVLTQALRNTNLSFSINDRHITIFKVPQTVKQTGKVITGNVKDNRGELLLGVSILIKGTPRGTVTDMDGNYSLEVPDDQAVLVFTYLGYKTKELSVAGKTKLDVVLMEDTQNLEEIVVVGYGTMKKENLTGAVAQLKGDVLESRPVTNISQALQGTVANLNILSSDGGAPGGKQSINIRGYTGFGLDDSGNMVSKSQSPLVIIDGIQGGDLNTVNMEDVESISVLKDAASTAIYGSSAPYGVIIINTKKGKRSSKATITYNNNFGFAQPINLPHMLNSLDFANLYNEAADNAGIARPFTNENIQRIKDYQAGIMKDETIANPAAGTDDWLTWTGNGNNDWFDIFFKDVSFSQQHNIGVSGGTDKTNYYVGLGYNQKNGLYNYGDDVYKRYNMRTNLSVNLTKWLTFNMRGSYSRSTTDSPNTYSGKTGGNYLHQISRKWPTAPLYNPDGYYSYPSDIRLQEEGGRSKATTDQAILTGEFVITPLEGWDITANYTFDGAYIDKSDHVKTLYVTNPSGATSLYSGTSPNSFSRTNNKNQHHVINFFSSYEKKFKDHYFKAMVGYTQELYDNQEQYSGNSYLYSDDIPSLSLTYGTSPSISDKASQLAIRGGFGRINYNYKEKYLLELNGRYDGTSRFLKDVRYKFYPGVSAAWVLSKEYFWMPIETYVNTFKFRVSYGSLGDQGFTDSYYPFYPSMSTTAPTKSNWLFSDGRHAYVSYPGLINPNLTWVTTTTIDFGVDMTFLDHRLNFTFDWYKRSAKDFVGPAEVLPSIIGANSPQTNNSSMETKGFDLSLGWKDRVGEFNYGVNFVLSDYMSKITEYPNPTGLNTTWYEGRKVGDIWGYETVGFFQSEEEIKSAPSQEKIHATWTPGDIRYKDLNGDNKIDWGDNTLENPGDKKVIGNTTPRFSYGITLSGDYKGFDFSIFMQGVAKRDAWFNSNIFWGIVGDQWQSSVLSTHTDRWSEDNPGGYFPKYYLSSQNNKNTQTQTGYLQNAAYMRIKNLQLGYSFPKSLISKINFERLRVYASVDNLATFTSLIDNIDPEFSATDGKLYPLQRTWSLGMNITF from the coding sequence ATGAAAATCACATTGATCATCTTATTTATATGTATTTTTCAATTGCAGGCCGTTACCTCTTATGGGCAGAATGCAGAACTGTCAATGAATATGGAAGAAGTCTCTTTGAGCGAGATATTCAATGAAATAGAAGAACAGAGTGAATTTTTATTTAATTATAAGGACAGTGATATCGGCCATGTGAAGGCAAAAGTTAATATCACAAACGGAAATATAGAGGAGGTGCTGACCCAGGCATTGCGAAACACAAACCTGTCTTTTTCCATTAACGACCGGCACATTACTATTTTTAAAGTACCCCAGACCGTAAAACAAACGGGGAAAGTGATAACTGGAAATGTAAAAGATAACAGAGGGGAACTTCTGTTAGGTGTTTCGATTCTTATAAAGGGAACTCCCCGGGGAACAGTGACGGATATGGACGGTAATTATTCATTGGAAGTACCGGATGATCAGGCAGTGCTGGTCTTTACTTATTTAGGTTATAAAACCAAAGAGCTGTCTGTTGCCGGAAAGACAAAACTGGATGTGGTTTTGATGGAAGACACTCAGAATCTGGAAGAGATTGTAGTGGTCGGATATGGGACGATGAAGAAAGAAAATCTAACCGGTGCAGTCGCCCAATTGAAAGGCGATGTTTTGGAAAGTCGTCCTGTAACGAATATTTCTCAAGCATTACAGGGAACAGTTGCCAACCTGAATATTTTATCATCAGACGGTGGAGCTCCGGGAGGAAAACAATCAATCAATATCCGTGGATATACCGGGTTTGGTTTGGATGACAGTGGTAATATGGTCTCGAAATCACAATCGCCTTTGGTTATAATCGATGGAATACAGGGTGGAGACCTTAATACCGTTAATATGGAGGATGTAGAAAGTATCTCCGTATTGAAAGATGCTGCCTCTACAGCTATTTACGGCTCAAGTGCCCCTTATGGTGTTATTATTATCAATACGAAAAAAGGAAAAAGAAGCTCGAAAGCGACTATAACATATAATAATAATTTTGGATTTGCCCAACCTATAAACTTGCCGCATATGCTGAATTCGCTTGATTTTGCAAATCTTTATAATGAGGCAGCTGATAATGCTGGTATAGCAAGGCCGTTTACTAATGAAAACATTCAGCGTATCAAGGACTATCAAGCCGGGATCATGAAAGACGAGACCATTGCAAATCCGGCAGCAGGTACGGATGATTGGCTGACATGGACAGGTAATGGTAATAATGACTGGTTTGACATATTCTTTAAAGATGTCTCTTTCAGCCAGCAGCATAATATCGGGGTTTCCGGAGGTACGGATAAAACCAATTACTACGTAGGTCTTGGATACAACCAGAAGAACGGTTTATATAATTATGGTGATGATGTCTATAAGCGTTATAACATGAGAACTAATCTTTCGGTTAACTTGACGAAATGGCTTACTTTTAATATGCGCGGATCTTATTCACGTTCAACTACGGATTCTCCCAATACGTATTCAGGGAAAACCGGTGGTAACTATCTGCATCAGATCTCTAGAAAATGGCCTACAGCACCGTTGTACAATCCGGACGGTTATTATTCTTATCCGAGCGATATCCGTTTGCAGGAAGAAGGAGGCCGCTCAAAGGCAACGACCGATCAGGCTATTCTGACAGGAGAGTTTGTCATTACTCCTTTGGAAGGATGGGATATTACTGCCAATTACACTTTCGACGGAGCTTATATCGATAAGTCTGACCATGTAAAGACATTGTATGTGACTAATCCGAGTGGGGCTACTTCCTTGTATTCCGGAACTTCTCCTAACAGTTTTTCGAGAACAAATAACAAGAACCAACACCATGTTATCAACTTCTTCTCTTCTTATGAGAAAAAGTTTAAAGATCATTATTTTAAAGCGATGGTAGGATATACTCAGGAACTTTATGATAATCAGGAACAATATTCCGGTAACTCTTATCTGTATTCGGATGACATACCTTCCCTGTCTTTAACTTATGGTACTTCTCCTTCTATCAGCGATAAAGCCAGCCAGTTGGCTATCCGTGGCGGATTCGGACGAATCAATTACAATTATAAGGAAAAGTATCTGCTGGAGTTGAACGGGCGTTATGACGGGACTTCCCGTTTTCTGAAAGATGTCAGATATAAGTTCTATCCCGGTGTTTCTGCAGCCTGGGTTTTATCGAAAGAATATTTTTGGATGCCGATAGAAACCTATGTGAATACGTTTAAGTTCAGAGTATCCTATGGCTCATTGGGCGATCAGGGATTTACTGACAGCTATTATCCATTTTATCCATCGATGTCGACAACGGCTCCGACAAAAAGTAACTGGCTTTTTTCTGATGGTAGACATGCTTATGTCAGTTATCCGGGACTTATTAATCCGAACCTGACCTGGGTTACCACTACTACTATAGACTTTGGTGTGGATATGACCTTTCTGGATCATAGGTTGAATTTTACATTTGACTGGTATAAACGTTCGGCAAAAGACTTTGTCGGTCCGGCAGAAGTATTGCCCTCCATTATAGGTGCTAATTCTCCCCAGACGAATAATTCATCCATGGAGACAAAAGGGTTCGATCTGTCTCTTGGTTGGAAAGATCGTGTCGGTGAATTTAATTATGGGGTGAATTTTGTATTGAGCGACTATATGAGTAAGATTACGGAATATCCGAATCCCACCGGATTGAATACTACCTGGTATGAAGGACGTAAGGTTGGAGATATTTGGGGGTATGAAACAGTTGGATTTTTCCAGTCGGAAGAAGAAATAAAATCAGCTCCTTCGCAAGAAAAAATACATGCTACATGGACTCCGGGCGATATCCGTTATAAAGATTTGAACGGAGATAATAAGATTGACTGGGGAGATAATACCTTGGAGAATCCGGGGGATAAGAAGGTGATCGGCAATACGACCCCCCGTTTCTCATATGGTATAACTCTGAGTGGCGATTATAAAGGATTTGATTTCTCAATCTTTATGCAAGGTGTTGCAAAACGTGATGCATGGTTTAACTCAAATATATTTTGGGGTATTGTAGGCGACCAGTGGCAGAGTTCTGTTTTGAGCACTCATACCGATAGATGGTCGGAAGATAATCCGGGAGGATATTTCCCTAAATATTATTTGTCTTCGCAGAATAATAAGAATACGCAGACACAGACCGGCTATTTGCAGAATGCAGCTTATATGCGTATTAAAAATCTGCAGTTGGGATACTCTTTCCCGAAATCGTTGATCAGTAAAATCAATTTTGAACGTTTAAGAGTATATGCGAGTGTTGATAATCTGGCGACATTTACAAGCCTGATTGATAATATTGATCCGGAATTCTCAGCTACTGACGGAAAACTGTATCCGTTACAGCGTACCTGGTCTTTGGGTATGAATATTACATTCTGA
- a CDS encoding RagB/SusD family nutrient uptake outer membrane protein, producing MNKFRFKLYTIAASLFLLLSSCNDDFLERSPIVNISDANFWKTANDLELYANNFYNRNDLLNSYGDWGSIGPYGLDADNGTDTQVAYNYNTRMNGEATNPASGGGWAVNDWASLRNINYFMANYNKVDAPWDQVKVYVGESLFFRSLFYFGKLKTFGDLPWITSTLDNTSNILYEGRLPRNQVVDSIMLDLDKAIEYLPERGPSYTGRITKEVALLLQARIALYEGTWEKYHGIKNTPFKVVNSDGTKFIQKAAEASNILITLAESNGNTKLADCTGEAGYTNLFNQRDYSSNKEVLLWRKYSVNDGQYTRWGAYYYGAGRGLTKSLVDSYLCMDGKPISVSDKYLGDKTLKNVVANRDPRLNQTIFVDDGKHILFTDNNTFFATPGFEGVIANSCPTGYQLYKGFNTNYTECINQQSTIGTIYFRYAEALLIYAEAKAELGTITQMDIDRTINALRNRVGMNEGLLNMNNIVTDPNWEFKNISPLLNEIRRERKVEFACEGFRRDDIFRWAVVDEVMVGKKPKGAVKSQWENYPNTTDAFVEAWSVLGEDENGYIDPFKSYPAMDNGYRFNLGRDYLQPLPTNELTLNPELGQNPGW from the coding sequence ATGAATAAGTTTAGATTCAAATTATATACGATAGCAGCTTCTCTGTTTTTATTACTTTCATCGTGTAATGATGACTTTCTGGAAAGAAGTCCGATTGTGAATATTAGTGATGCCAATTTTTGGAAAACAGCGAACGACCTTGAACTGTATGCCAATAATTTTTATAACAGGAACGATTTGTTGAATAGTTATGGGGATTGGGGATCAATTGGCCCGTATGGATTAGATGCCGACAATGGAACCGATACGCAGGTGGCCTATAATTATAATACCCGCATGAACGGAGAAGCTACAAATCCGGCCTCTGGAGGCGGCTGGGCGGTCAATGACTGGGCAAGTTTGCGTAATATCAATTATTTTATGGCAAATTACAACAAAGTGGATGCGCCCTGGGACCAGGTAAAAGTTTATGTCGGGGAGTCTTTGTTCTTTCGTTCGCTTTTTTATTTCGGAAAGTTGAAGACTTTCGGCGATTTACCTTGGATAACATCGACATTGGATAATACGTCCAATATTTTGTATGAGGGACGTTTACCTCGTAACCAGGTAGTCGATTCCATTATGCTTGACTTGGATAAGGCAATAGAGTATTTACCGGAAAGAGGGCCGTCATATACGGGAAGGATCACTAAAGAGGTCGCTTTATTGTTGCAGGCAAGAATTGCTTTATATGAAGGAACTTGGGAAAAATATCATGGAATTAAAAATACTCCGTTTAAAGTTGTAAATTCTGATGGCACAAAATTTATCCAAAAAGCGGCGGAGGCATCGAATATTTTGATAACATTGGCTGAATCGAACGGTAATACGAAGCTGGCTGATTGCACGGGAGAAGCCGGATACACAAACCTTTTCAACCAAAGAGATTATAGTTCCAATAAAGAAGTTTTACTGTGGCGTAAATATTCTGTTAATGACGGGCAGTATACTCGTTGGGGTGCCTATTATTATGGTGCGGGAAGAGGTTTGACCAAAAGTCTGGTTGATTCTTATTTGTGTATGGACGGGAAGCCTATTTCCGTATCTGACAAGTACCTGGGAGATAAAACGTTGAAGAATGTTGTTGCGAATCGTGATCCCCGTTTGAATCAGACAATTTTTGTCGATGATGGGAAGCATATACTTTTTACGGATAATAATACCTTCTTTGCTACTCCTGGTTTTGAGGGAGTTATCGCTAATAGTTGCCCGACTGGATATCAATTGTATAAAGGATTTAATACAAATTATACGGAATGTATAAATCAACAAAGTACTATTGGAACCATTTATTTCCGTTACGCCGAGGCTCTGCTCATTTATGCGGAAGCAAAAGCGGAATTAGGTACAATCACACAAATGGATATTGACCGGACAATTAATGCGTTACGTAATAGAGTCGGCATGAACGAGGGATTGTTGAATATGAATAATATTGTAACTGATCCGAATTGGGAGTTTAAAAATATCAGTCCGCTGTTGAATGAAATCCGCAGGGAACGTAAAGTCGAATTTGCGTGTGAAGGGTTCCGTAGAGACGATATTTTCAGATGGGCTGTTGTTGACGAAGTGATGGTTGGTAAAAAGCCCAAAGGAGCTGTAAAAAGCCAGTGGGAGAATTATCCGAATACAACAGATGCTTTTGTTGAAGCCTGGAGTGTTTTAGGTGAAGATGAAAACGGTTATATCGACCCTTTTAAATCATATCCGGCAATGGATAATGGATATCGCTTTAATTTGGGCAGGGATTATTTACAGCCTTTACCGACGAATGAATTGACATTGAATCCAGAGTTAGGACAAAATCCTGGATGGTAA